Proteins encoded within one genomic window of Girardinichthys multiradiatus isolate DD_20200921_A chromosome 21, DD_fGirMul_XY1, whole genome shotgun sequence:
- the xrcc2 gene encoding DNA repair protein XRCC2 isoform X1, whose product MTESGRQLFARLEARRWLKDIEPRLFPEDGRPDHGEVVEVYGPEGTGKTELLYHLLCRCVMPETAGGLEVDVVFVDTDYSLDMFRLVSILDSRLNAGASLSMTLAGSEDAVLRSCLSRLLVVHCYSSSQLLFTLHFLETTLSSRPSLKLLLIDSISAFYWLDRSEGGASFNKQEEKLSKCSELLARLLRDYRITIFATCHTIRRGHSGPSSSASVSEPDRSHLCRSWQRLVTHRLVCSRQEAENKLIAADGGEGEQRSRQVFVVHCSTSIQMGTKGSRVSSLRVTDGGVEFI is encoded by the exons ATGACTGAGAGCGGCAGACAG CTGTTTGCCCGTTTGGAGGCCCGGCGCTGGCTGAAGGACATTGAGCCTCGGTTGTTTCCTGAGGATGGAAGACCTGACCATG GTGAGGTGGTGGAAGTGTACGGTCCAGAGGGGACAG GAAAGACAGAGCTGCTCTACCACCTTCTGTGTCGCTGTGTGATGCCGGAGACAGCTGGCGGTCTAGAGGTGGACGTTGTCTTTGTGGACACTGACTACAGTCTGGACATGTTCCGGCTGGTCAGCATCCTGGACAGCCgactgaacgcag GTGCTTCCCTCAGTATGACGTTGGCTGGGTCAGAAGATGCAGTACTACGTTCGTGTCTTTCTCGCCTCCTGGTGGTCCACTGCTACTCCTCCTCCCAGCTCCTTTTTACTCTTCATTTCCTGGAGACCACCTTATCTTCTCGACCCAGTCTGAAGCTCCTTCTCATTGACAGCATCTCGGCATTCTATTGGTTGGATCGCAGTGAGGGTGGAGCCAGCTTCAACAAGCAGGAGGAGAAACTCAGCAAGTGTTCTGAGCTGCTGGCACGACTGCTCAG GGACTACAGAATCACCATCTTTGCAACCTGTCACACTATCAGGAGGGGTCACAGTGGACCGTCTTCCTCAGCGTCCGTCTCAGAACCAGACCGGTCACATCTCTGTCGTTCCTGGCAGCGTCTGGTGACCCACCGACTGGTCTGCTCAAGACAGGAAGCTGAAAATAAGCTCATAGCTGCAGATGGAGGGGAAGGAGAACAGAGGAGCCGGCAGGTCTTTGTGGTCCACTGCTCCACTTCCATCCAGATGGGGACCAAAGGTTCCAGGGTCAGCTCCCTCAGAGTGACGGATGGTGGGGTGGAGTTTATCTGA
- the xrcc2 gene encoding DNA repair protein XRCC2 isoform X2, which produces MTESGRQLFARLEARRWLKDIEPRLFPEDGRPDHGKTELLYHLLCRCVMPETAGGLEVDVVFVDTDYSLDMFRLVSILDSRLNAGASLSMTLAGSEDAVLRSCLSRLLVVHCYSSSQLLFTLHFLETTLSSRPSLKLLLIDSISAFYWLDRSEGGASFNKQEEKLSKCSELLARLLRDYRITIFATCHTIRRGHSGPSSSASVSEPDRSHLCRSWQRLVTHRLVCSRQEAENKLIAADGGEGEQRSRQVFVVHCSTSIQMGTKGSRVSSLRVTDGGVEFI; this is translated from the exons ATGACTGAGAGCGGCAGACAG CTGTTTGCCCGTTTGGAGGCCCGGCGCTGGCTGAAGGACATTGAGCCTCGGTTGTTTCCTGAGGATGGAAGACCTGACCATG GAAAGACAGAGCTGCTCTACCACCTTCTGTGTCGCTGTGTGATGCCGGAGACAGCTGGCGGTCTAGAGGTGGACGTTGTCTTTGTGGACACTGACTACAGTCTGGACATGTTCCGGCTGGTCAGCATCCTGGACAGCCgactgaacgcag GTGCTTCCCTCAGTATGACGTTGGCTGGGTCAGAAGATGCAGTACTACGTTCGTGTCTTTCTCGCCTCCTGGTGGTCCACTGCTACTCCTCCTCCCAGCTCCTTTTTACTCTTCATTTCCTGGAGACCACCTTATCTTCTCGACCCAGTCTGAAGCTCCTTCTCATTGACAGCATCTCGGCATTCTATTGGTTGGATCGCAGTGAGGGTGGAGCCAGCTTCAACAAGCAGGAGGAGAAACTCAGCAAGTGTTCTGAGCTGCTGGCACGACTGCTCAG GGACTACAGAATCACCATCTTTGCAACCTGTCACACTATCAGGAGGGGTCACAGTGGACCGTCTTCCTCAGCGTCCGTCTCAGAACCAGACCGGTCACATCTCTGTCGTTCCTGGCAGCGTCTGGTGACCCACCGACTGGTCTGCTCAAGACAGGAAGCTGAAAATAAGCTCATAGCTGCAGATGGAGGGGAAGGAGAACAGAGGAGCCGGCAGGTCTTTGTGGTCCACTGCTCCACTTCCATCCAGATGGGGACCAAAGGTTCCAGGGTCAGCTCCCTCAGAGTGACGGATGGTGGGGTGGAGTTTATCTGA
- the xrcc2 gene encoding DNA repair protein XRCC2 isoform X3, whose translation MLFARLEARRWLKDIEPRLFPEDGRPDHGEVVEVYGPEGTGKTELLYHLLCRCVMPETAGGLEVDVVFVDTDYSLDMFRLVSILDSRLNAGASLSMTLAGSEDAVLRSCLSRLLVVHCYSSSQLLFTLHFLETTLSSRPSLKLLLIDSISAFYWLDRSEGGASFNKQEEKLSKCSELLARLLRDYRITIFATCHTIRRGHSGPSSSASVSEPDRSHLCRSWQRLVTHRLVCSRQEAENKLIAADGGEGEQRSRQVFVVHCSTSIQMGTKGSRVSSLRVTDGGVEFI comes from the exons ATG CTGTTTGCCCGTTTGGAGGCCCGGCGCTGGCTGAAGGACATTGAGCCTCGGTTGTTTCCTGAGGATGGAAGACCTGACCATG GTGAGGTGGTGGAAGTGTACGGTCCAGAGGGGACAG GAAAGACAGAGCTGCTCTACCACCTTCTGTGTCGCTGTGTGATGCCGGAGACAGCTGGCGGTCTAGAGGTGGACGTTGTCTTTGTGGACACTGACTACAGTCTGGACATGTTCCGGCTGGTCAGCATCCTGGACAGCCgactgaacgcag GTGCTTCCCTCAGTATGACGTTGGCTGGGTCAGAAGATGCAGTACTACGTTCGTGTCTTTCTCGCCTCCTGGTGGTCCACTGCTACTCCTCCTCCCAGCTCCTTTTTACTCTTCATTTCCTGGAGACCACCTTATCTTCTCGACCCAGTCTGAAGCTCCTTCTCATTGACAGCATCTCGGCATTCTATTGGTTGGATCGCAGTGAGGGTGGAGCCAGCTTCAACAAGCAGGAGGAGAAACTCAGCAAGTGTTCTGAGCTGCTGGCACGACTGCTCAG GGACTACAGAATCACCATCTTTGCAACCTGTCACACTATCAGGAGGGGTCACAGTGGACCGTCTTCCTCAGCGTCCGTCTCAGAACCAGACCGGTCACATCTCTGTCGTTCCTGGCAGCGTCTGGTGACCCACCGACTGGTCTGCTCAAGACAGGAAGCTGAAAATAAGCTCATAGCTGCAGATGGAGGGGAAGGAGAACAGAGGAGCCGGCAGGTCTTTGTGGTCCACTGCTCCACTTCCATCCAGATGGGGACCAAAGGTTCCAGGGTCAGCTCCCTCAGAGTGACGGATGGTGGGGTGGAGTTTATCTGA